The following are from one region of the Salvia splendens isolate huo1 chromosome 2, SspV2, whole genome shotgun sequence genome:
- the LOC121792366 gene encoding exosome complex component RRP42-like, with protein sequence MVGLSLGEQTFIKGGIDQDLRTDGRKRLTYRPIFVETGIIPQASGSARVKLGATDVIASVKAELGRPNPSYPDKGKVSIHVDCSPTAEPSFEGRGGEELSTELCSALERCLLGGKSGAGAGIDLSSLCIVRGKVCWDLYIDGLVVSSDGNVLDALGAAVKAALSNTAIPKVQVSANAPSDEQPEVDVSDEEFLQFDTSGVPVIVTLTKVGRHYIADATTEEESQMSSAVSVSINRQGRICGLTKRGGAGLHPTVILDMISAAKHVSEQLMNKLDSEIAAAEACDEMES encoded by the exons ATGGTGGGGCTCTCGCTAGGGGAGCAAACATTTATAAAAGGTGGGATTGATCAGGATTTACGTACTGATGGTAGGAAACGACTAACGTACCGACCCATTTTTGTTGAAACTGGTATCATTCCTCAG GCAAGTGGCTCAGCAAGAGTGAAGCTGGGGGCAACAGATGTTATTGCCAGTGTAAAG GCTGAGCTTGGAAGGCCAAATCCATCGTATCCCGACAAGGGAAAAGTTTCCATACATGTTGACTGCAGTCCGACTGCTGAACCATCTTTTGAG GGCAGAGGGGGTGAAGAATTATCCACAGAGCTCTGTTCAGCACTTGAAAGGTGTTTGTTGGGTGGTAAAAGTGGTGCAG GTGCTGGAATTGATCTGTCATCTCTGTGCATTGTTCGGGGGAAGGTCTGTTGGGATCTCTACATTGATGGTCTTGTTGTTAGTTCAGATGGCAATGTGCTGGATGCTTTGGGCGCTGCCGTTAAG GCTGCTCTAAGCAATACAGCTATTCCAAAAGTTCAAGTTTCTGCCAACGCCCCCTCTGATGAGCAGCCGGAGGTTGATGTGAGCGATGAGGAGTTTCTACAATTTGACACGTCGGGGGTCCCTGTTATAGTCACTTTAACAAAG GTTGGGCGACATTATATTGCAGATGCAACCACGGAAGAGGAATCCCAGATGAGTTCAGCTGTGTCGGTCTCAATCAACAGGCAAGGCCGGATTTGTGGTCTGACAAAAAGAGGGGGCGCCGGCCTTCATCCAACTGTTATACTCGATATGATATCGGCTGCTAAACATGTAAGTGAGCAGTTGATGAACAAATTGGATTCAGAAATAGCTGCGGCTGAGGCTTGCGATGAGATGGAATCTTAA
- the LOC121792365 gene encoding uricase-like produces the protein MAANGVKFEQRHGKSRVRVGRVWREPSGRHHFVEWNVSISLLSDCLPAYTRADNSDIVATDTMKNTVYVKAKECRQQLSVEDFAILLGNHFTSFYPQVSAAIINIIEKPWERINIDGQPHDHGFKLGSEKHTTEVVVKKSGGLQVISGIEGLAVLKTTQSGFEGFVRDKYTILPETRERMFATEVTASWKYSCETLPSIPAKQLYFMEKYMDVKKILIETFFGPSKGGVYSPSVQSTLYDMANAVIARVPDVSAIQLKMPNIHFLPVNLSSKDNPIVKFEDDVFLPMDEPHGSIQASLSRLHSKM, from the exons ATGGCAGCAAACGGAGTGAAATTCGAGCAGCGCCACGGCAAATCCAGGGTTAGAGTCGGCCGGGTTTGGAGAGAACCGAGCGGCCGCCACCATTTCGTCGAATGGAACGTCAGCATCAGTCTCCTCTCGGACTGTCTTCCCGCCTATACTCGCGCCGATAATTCCGACATCGTCGCCACCGATACCATGAAAAACACG GTATATGTGAAAGCTAAGGAATGTCGCCAGCAGCTTTCGGTGGAGGACTTTGCCATACTACTTGGCAACCACTTTACGTCTTTCTATCCCCAG GTCTCTGCTGCAATTATCAACATAATTGAGAAGCCCTGGGAACGTATCAACATTGATGGCCAGCCACATGATCATG GTTTCAAGCTTGGATCTGAGAAGCACACAACTGAAGTCGTGGTAAAGAAATCCGGTGGGCTACAAGTTATTTCTGGTATTGAAGGATTGGCTGTGCTAAAGACCACCCAA TCAGGTTTTGAAGGCTTTGTTAGGGACAAGTATACAATTTTGCCTGAAACTCGAGAACGGATGTTCGCAACAGAAGTTACCGCATCTTGGAA GTACTCTTGTGAGACCCTTCCAAGTATCCCTGCAAAACAGTTATATTTCATGGAGAAATACATGGATgtgaaaaagattttaattgaAACATTCTTTGGGCCTTCTAAAGGAGGAGTATACAGTCCATCTGTTCAAAGTACTCTCTACGACATGGCAAATGCTGTGATTGCCAG GGTTCCCGATGTTTCAGCTATTCAGTTGAAGATGCCAAATATTCACTTTTTGCCTGTCAACTTATCAAGCAAAGATAATCCTATAGTCAAG TTTGAGGATGATGTGTTTTTACCTATGGATGAACCACATGGATCGATCCAAGCTAGCCTGAGCCGCCTTCACTCAAAGATGTGA